In Falco biarmicus isolate bFalBia1 chromosome 7, bFalBia1.pri, whole genome shotgun sequence, a single window of DNA contains:
- the LOC130152408 gene encoding acyl-coenzyme A thioesterase 6-like, whose translation WGFPPVLQVKGPGVGLLGCSKGADLCLTMAAFLKNITAVVSLNGPVAVTIYPLCYKDKTIPALPIDEQQVKIIDSNLLDYSDIPADAFQAPGNQSLIPLEKTEAQLLFIVGQDDHVVKSEYYATEACKLLQAQGKENFQILSYPGTGHCFDPPFFPLYSIGSHPIFHKRAVLGGELRAYSKAQAHSWPRIQAFFNRYLNDN comes from the coding sequence TGGGGATTTCCTCCTGTCCTCCAGGTGAAGGGACCAGGGGTTGGCCTGCTCGGTTGCTCCAAAGGTGCTGATCTGTGTCTCACCATGGCCGCCTTCCTGAAGAACATCACGGCCGTTGTTTCCCTCAACGGCCCTGTGGCCGTTACGATTTACCCTCTCTGTTACAAGGATAAAACCATCCCCGCTTTGCCCATCGATGAACAACAGGTCAAAATCATTGACTCCAATCTTCTTGATTATTCCGACATCCCTGCTGATGCCTTCCAAGCCCCTGGCAACCAAAGCCTGATCCCACTAGagaaaactgaggcacagtTACTGTTCATTGTTGGGCAAGATGACCATGTTGTTAAAAGTGAGTATTACGCTACTGAAGCCTGCAAGCTTTTGCAGGCtcaagggaaggaaaatttTCAGATTCTCTCCTACCCTGGAACAGGGCACTGCTTTGAccctccctttttccctttgtacTCCATAGGAAGCCATCCCATTTTTCACAAGCGGGCAGTCCTGGGTGGGGAGCTCAGGGCTTATTCTAAAGCTCAGGCTCATTCTTGGCCACGGATCCAGGCTTTTTTCAACAGGTATTTAAATGACAACTAA
- the RIOX1 gene encoding ribosomal oxygenase 1, with the protein MVAKCKTFCLIRRHSYTRRTPFRGQTRGARLHGNPASGTLPGAPARTGPGGSGAARAAMAAGGAEELRRRLGRLSALSVYRRVAGAGRLERRGRRKPPPAGGRRAKARPRRGEAGGSGPQPEPPPPPQPQPPPSAAAPPSQAEAEAEPAKAAGGGPEAKRRRGPAASGCGPRPTGEGGVVGLLRRLGRLEDSRQRAGELFRWLVAPVAPAEFLGRHWEQAPLLVRRGDPGYYTGLFSTAEFDAALRSGRVHFGTHLDVTSYADGVRETHNPAGPALPAVVWDFYQNGCSLRLLSPQAFSSTVWQFLSILQEHFGSMAGANTYLTPPGTQGFAPHYDDIEAFVLQLEGKKHWRVYSPRKDAEVLPRFSSTNLTQAELGKPVLETVLEAGDMLYFPRGFIHQGDCLPDAHSLHITVSSYQRNTWGDLLEKLLPAALQMALEEDVEYRQGLPMDYLGYMGVANSDVADARRTAFMEKVQSLIKKLVDYAPIDAAVDQRAKSFLHDSLPPVLTQSEKVQSVYGFPARWQDGGPCNVDILITKDTEVRLLRHGIIRLCNEEAGVMLYYTTENSRVYHKEEPKFLELDPEYTDSIEFLLSSYPNHVSVDTLPCETLEDKISLATLLFEKGILTTKKPLVQV; encoded by the coding sequence ATGGTGGCAAAATGTAAGACTTTCTGTCTTATACGGCGTCACAGCTACACACGCAGAACTCCCTTCCGCGGGCAGACGCGCGGGGCCCGTCTCCACGGAAATCCCGCGTCCGGGACGCTCCCGGGCGCACCCGCACGCACAGGCCCCGGCGGAAGCGGGGCGGCGCGAGCGGCCatggcggcgggcggcgcggagGAGCTGCGGCGGCGGCTGGGGCGGCTCTCGGCGCTCTCGGTGTACCGGCGGGTGGCGGGCGCCGGGCGGCTGGAGCGGCGCGGCCGCAGGAAGCCGCCGCCCGCGGGCGGCAGGCGGGCCAAGGCGCGGCCGAGGCGCGGCGAGGCGGGAGGCAGCGGCCCGCAGCCGGAGCCTCCGCCACCGCCGCAGCCACAGCCGCCGCCGAGCGCTGCCGCGCCCCCCAGCCAGGCGGAGGCGGAGGCAGAGCCGGCCAAGGCGGCGGGCGGCGGACCTGAAGCGAAGCGGaggcgcggccccgcggcgaGCGGCTGCGGCCCGCGGCCCACGGGGGAGGGCGGCGTGGTGGGGCTGCTGCGGCGGCTGGGGCGGCTGGAGGACAGCCGGCAGCGGGCGGGCGAGCTGTTCCGCTGGCTGGTGGCCCCGGTGGCGCCGGCAGAGTTCCTGGGGCGGCACTGGGAGCAGGCGCCGCTGCTGGTGCGGCGGGGCGACCCCGGCTACTACACGGGGCTCTTCTCCACGGCCGAGTTCGACGCCGCCCTGCGAAGCGGCCGGGTGCACTTTGGGACCCACCTGGACGTGACCAGCTATGCCGACGGCGTGCGGGAGACGCACAacccggccggcccggccctgcctgcCGTCGTCTGGGACTTCTACCAGAACGGCTGCTCCCTGCGGCTCCTCAGCCCCCAGGCCTTCTCCTCCACTGTCTGGCAGTTCCTCTCCATCCTGCAGGAGCACTTCGGCAGCATGGCGGGGGCCAACACGTACCTGACGCCGCCGGGGACACAGGGCTTTGCACCCCACTACGATGACATCGAGGcctttgtgctgcagctggaggggaagaagCACTGGCGTGTCTACAGCCCCCGGAAAGATGCCGAGGTGCTGCCTCGCTTCTCCAGCACAAACTTGACGCAGGCTGAGCTCGGCAAGCCCGTGCTGGAGActgtgctggaggctggggACATGCTGTACTTCCCTCGTGGCTTTATCCACCAGGGTGACTGTCTCCCTGATGCACACTCGCTCCACATCACTGTGTCCTCCTACCAGAGGAACACCTGGGGGGACCTCCTGGAGAAgctcctcccagctgctctgcagatggCTCTGGAAGAGGACGTGGAGTACCGGCAAGGGCTTCCCATGGACTACCTGGGCTACATGGGGGTTGCCAACTCAGATGTAGCTGACGCTCGCCGAACTGCCTTTATGGAGAAGGTGCAGAGCCTGATAAAGAAACTCGTGGACTATGCACCCATTGATGCAGCTGTGGATCAGAGAGCCAAGTCATTTCTTCATGACTCTCTCCCGCCGGTGCTTACGCAAAGTGAAAAGGTGCAGAGTGTGTACGGCTTCCCAGCCCGGTGGCAAGATGGAGGCCCCTGCAATGTTGATATACTTATAACAAAAGATACAGAAGTACGTCTCCTCCGCCATGGCATCATTAGATTGTGTAATGAAGAAGCAGGTGTGATGCTATATTATACGACAGAAAACTCAAGAGTGTATCACAAGGAAGAACCAAAGTTCCTCGAGCTAGATCCAGAGTATACAGATAGTATTGAATTTCTCCTGTCTTCCTATCCAAACCATGTCAGCGTGGATACCCTTCCATGTGAAACCTTGGAGGACAAGATTTCTCTAGCCACGCTCCTGTTTGAGAAGGGCATTCTGACTACAAAGAAACCTCTGGTGCAAgtgtaa
- the LOC130153082 gene encoding acyl-coenzyme A thioesterase 5-like: protein MWHVAARSLSRASSRAWQKQLPRPSPAPAALQRRGPAWTPGMVSARSLSAMAPSIRLSPAARSLFDEPLAIAVQGLGPRQQVTLRASLRDEAGELFQAHARYQAGDDGELDLARCPALPGGSFSGLEPMGLLWALQPQKPFRYMLKKDVQSPFVVQLEVFEGHGEPPGRLLAQAQHERAFLRDGVRRVPVREGRVRATLFVPPGEDAFPGVIDIHGLGGGLFEQRASLLANHGFATLALAYYQYEDLPQQPTELHLEYFEEAVNYMLQHPQVKGPGVGLLGCSKGADLCLAMAAFLKNITAVVSLNGPVAVTIYPLCYKDKTIPALPIDEQQVKIIDSNLLDYSDIPADAFQAPGNQSLIPLEKTEAQLLFIVGQDDHVVKSEYYATEACKLLQAQGKENFQILSYPGTGHCFDPPFFPLYSIGSHPIFHKRAVLGGELRAYSKAQAHSWPRIQAFFNRYLNDN, encoded by the exons ATGTGGCACGTCGCCGCCCGCTCCCTGTCCCGGGCCAGCTCCCGCgcctggcagaagcagctgccccggcccagccccgcgcccgcAGCCCTGCAGCGCCGCGGCCCTGCATGGACGCCCGGGATGGTCTCCGCCCGCAGCCTCTCCGCCATGGCCCCCTCCATCCGCCTCTCGCCCGCCGCCCGCAGCCTCTTCGACGAGCCGCTGGCCATCGCCGTGCAGGGCCTGGGCCCGCGGCAGCAGGTCACGCTGCGGGCGTCCTTGCGGGACGAGGCGGGTGAGCTCTTCCAGGCCCACGCCCGCTACCAGGCGGGGGACGACGGGGAGCTGGACCTGGCCCGCTGCCCCGCGCTGCCGGGCGGCAGCTTCTCCGGCCTGGAGCCCATGGGGCTGCTCTGGGCTTTGCAGCCCCAGAAGCCTTTCCGGTATATGCTGAAGAAGGATGTGCAGAGCCCCTTCGTCGTGCAGCTGGAGGTGTTCGAGGGCCACGGGGAGCCCCCCGGGCGGCTCCTGGCGCAGGCACAGCATGAGCGGGCGTTCCTGCGGGATGGCGTGCGGAGAGTCCCGGTGCGAGAGGGGAGGGTCCGGGCGACGCTTTTCGTGCCCCCTG GAGAAGATGCCTTTCCAGGGGTCATTGACATACATGGACTTGGAGGAGGTCTTTTTGAGCAGAGAGCCAGCCTGCTGGCCAATCATGGGTTTGCCACACTGGCTCTGGCTTATTATCAATATGAGgacctgccccagcagccaaCTGAACTCCACCTGGAATATTTTGAAGAGGCAGTGAACTATATGCTGCAGCATCCACAG GTGAAGGGACCAGGGGTTGGCCTGCTCGGTTGCTCCAAAGGTGCTGATCTGTGTCTCGCCATGGCCGCCTTCCTGAAGAACATCACGGCTGTTGTTTCCCTCAACGGCCCTGTGGCCGTTACGATTTACCCTCTCTGTTACAAGGATAAAACCATCCCCGCTTTGCCCATCGATGAACAACAGGTCAAAATCATTGACTCCAATCTTCTTGATTATTCCGACATCCCTGCTGATGCCTTCCAAGCCCCTGGCAACCAAAGCCTGATCCCACTAGagaaaactgaggcacagtTACTGTTCATTGTTGGGCAAGATGACCATGTTGTTAAAAGTGAGTATTACGCTACTGAAGCCTGCAAGCTTTTGCAGGCtcaagggaaggaaaatttTCAGATTCTCTCCTACCCTGGAACAGGGCACTGCTTTGAccctccctttttccctttgtacTCCATAGGAAGCCATCCCATTTTTCACAAGCGGGCAGTCCTGGGTGGGGAGCTCAGGGCTTATTCTAAAGCTCAGGCTCATTCTTGGCCACGGATCCAGGCTTTTTTCAACAGGTATTTAAATGACAACTAA